One Salvelinus fontinalis isolate EN_2023a chromosome 11, ASM2944872v1, whole genome shotgun sequence DNA window includes the following coding sequences:
- the LOC129865692 gene encoding uncharacterized protein LOC129865692, whose amino-acid sequence MAFGCWLGVFVLLSVWPSLRCSDLPRGAIETACRDRYLLVTTQLSFAGNEPRFEAVDADGVHPITKQYGSVCGYMFSILPLPGHAELRASYFSCHTDNQDDEVFTFSFNLITIDANGVETTYTVNANCSLPLPWSTREVSCEENYMEVSVRGDVSGLPGTKADDWTAALAIAHSSATSTWQVMFQHDGQQLTPMSLSEARELGYVFYLTQGRLVFRSPYTPGSVMGSITMVNGMLVEMVYPILVSRQRWLVIMVNLAVACSTDEGMYDGVGLVWQTPTLLSPLVSGLSGLESSKISMGVDGQLLDKPITAERGYSMDISDTTVQISIPFNAAGGYRKSFVMDNMYHEFYVVRLYYEQTFLDDSGAETRLRLHRPMITPLLIQHPSIINQTVLEDRVFTVYLGNLSYDVDLVAVKLNGHNFTILEANKSGLVITMVPQPNSTLHAYILRVPFDAVIHKLYPTEGLLEYSLDINYTLVILPQEEPYYYLASVVAQFNDVFPPVFKGICKEKSIRFQMDHKPFDYLWEVGVGPYLLTPNLAAKRGYIMRNDSKSLTLEVPLFTVGYTYKDINLKQFRGTFEILSRVPKTLAVKSSLAKACLFQTTEVIVCSTEGVMTVVSVILAIPGSEPSRTSLLDSTCRPQEMDDTRVLFSFRLDTCGTRVKFDYQHLTYENEITVEHTSQSVEAPVSTRLTVRCVYPLSGLYKLFAYRRFEADSPGHGTILTRVPVKN is encoded by the exons ATGCTGATGGTGTTCACCCCATCACTAAGCAGTATGGGTCAGTGTGTGGCTACATGTTCAGTATCCTCCCTCTGCCTGGCCATGCTGAACTCAGAGCCTCCTACTTCTCCTGCCACACTGACAACCAG GATGATGAGGTGTTCACTTTTAGCTTTAACTTGATCACAATTGATGCGAATGGAGTGGAAACCACCTACACTGTGAATGCAAACTGCTCCCTCCCTTTACCCTGGTCCACCAGAGAAGTCAGCTGTGAGGAGAACTATATGGAG GTGTCAGTGAGGGGTGACGTGTCTGGTCTACCTGGTACAAAAGCAGATGACTGGACTGCTGCCCTTGCTATA GCCCACAGCTCTGCCACGTCTACCTGGCAAGTGATGTTCCAGCACGATGGGCAGCAGCTGACTCCCATGTCCCTCTCAGAGGCTCGGGAGCTGGGCTACGTGTTCTACCTCACCCAGGGGAGGCTGGTGTTCCGTTCACCTTACACACCAGGCTCTGTCATGGGGTCTATCACCATG GTGAATGGTATGTTGGTTGAGATGGTCTATCCAATACTGGTCTCCAGGCAGAGATGGTTGGTCATCATGGTGAACCTGGCGGTTGCTTGCAGCACTG ATGAAGGAATGTATGATGGGGTGGGGCTGGTCTGGCAGACCCCCACTCTGCTGTCCCCGCTGGTCTCTGGCCTCTCTGGGTTGGAGAGCAGCAAGATCTCAATGGGGGTGGATGGTCAGCTCCTGGATAAGCCCATCACAGCAGAGCGAGGCTACAGCATGGACATCAGTGACACCACTGTCCAGATCAGCATCCCCTTCAACGCTGCCGGAGGATACAGGAAA agctttgtgatggacaACATGTACCATGAGTTCTATGTGGTCCGTCTCTACTATGAACAAACCTTTCTTGATGACTCCGGTGCCGAGACCAGACTCCGCCTCCACAGGCCCATGATCACACCCCTTCTGATCCAGCACCCCTCCATCATTAACC AAACAGTCCTTGAGGATCGTGTGTTTACTGTTTACCTGGGGAACCTCTCCTACGATGTTGACCTGGTGGCTGTGAAGCTCAATGGTCACAACTTCACCATACTAGAGGCGAATAAAAGTGGCCTCGTCATAACCATGGTCCCCCAGCCCAATAGTACCCTACATGCCTACATTCTCAGGGTGCCATTTGACGCCGTTATTCACAAGCTG TACCCTACAGAGGGGCTTCTTGAGTACTCGTTGGACATCAACTACACGTTGGTCATCCTGCCTCAGGAGGAGCCCTACTACTACCTGGCCTCAGTCGTGGCTCAGTTCAATGATGTCT TTCCTCCGGTCTTCAAAGGCATCTGCAAAGAGAAAAGCATCCGTTTCCAGATGGACCATAAGCCATTTGACTACCTCTGGGAGGTGGGTGTTGGCCCTTACCTTCTGACCCCAAATCTGGCAGCCAAGCGGGGCTACATTATGCGGAATGACAGTAAGAGTCTGACCCTGGAAGTGCCCCTCTTCACTGTTGGCTACACTTATAAG GACATCAATTTGAAGCAGTTCCGTGGCACTTTTGAAATTCTCTCAAGGGTTCCAAAGACCTTGGCGGTCAAGAGCTCCTTGGCCAAAGCGTGTCTCTTCCAGACTACTGAGGTCATAG TGTGTTCCACTGAAGGTGTGATGACGGTGGTGTCTGTGATTTTGGCCATCCCTGGATCTGAACCCAGCAGAACCTCCCTCCTGGACTCCACCTGCAGGCCCCAAGAGATGGATGACACCAGGGTTCTCTTTAGCTTTAGACTCGACACCTGTGGAACCAGGGTCAAG TTTGATTACCAGCACCTTACCTACGAAAATGAGATAACCGTTGAGCACACAAGCCAATCTGTGGAAGCACCAGTCTCAACCAG GTTAACAGTGCGGTGTGTCTATCCACTGAGTGGCCTATACAAGCTGTTTGCGTATCGGCGGTTTGAAGCAGACTCACCAGGACATGGCACCATCTTGACTAGAGTTCCTGTAAA GAACTAA